The following are from one region of the Marinomonas sp. CT5 genome:
- a CDS encoding NCS1 family nucleobase:cation symporter-1, protein MKQTFDQSPRLANADLLPEKEQKWGWYSIFAFWMSDVHSVGGYVFAASLFALGLNGIQVFISLLLGISIVLLFANLMGKPGQKAGVPFPVVARMSFGVFGANIPAIIRGLIAVVWYGIQTFLASSSFIILLLYFFPGMASLADESFIGLSYLGWIGFIAMWIVQGIVFMFGMDMIRKVIDWSGPAIYIAMFALCVYMVNRAGWENISFNLSSHNLTGMDVIVQMFIAIALVAGYFAGPTLNFSDFSRYCGSYKKLKLGNLLGLPLNFVLFSLFSVVIVSASIPVFGSMITDPVETVKRLDSGFITVLGALTFIFATVGINIVANFVAPAFDFSNVSPQKISFKTGGFIAAFGSVLLTPWNLFNNPEVIHYTVDVLGAMIGPLYGIIIVDYFFIKKGHIDVAALYTESPQGRYWYENGVNKKSVYALLIAGAVSILATFVFSALANYAIFIGGIVAAFSYRFMMEPERLAIQEMGLAKS, encoded by the coding sequence ATGAAACAAACGTTTGATCAAAGCCCTAGATTGGCAAACGCCGATCTTCTCCCTGAGAAAGAGCAGAAATGGGGATGGTACAGTATCTTTGCTTTTTGGATGTCTGATGTTCATAGCGTAGGTGGCTATGTGTTTGCGGCCAGTTTATTTGCGCTTGGACTAAATGGGATTCAAGTATTTATTAGCTTGTTGTTAGGTATCTCTATTGTGTTGCTGTTCGCTAACTTGATGGGGAAACCAGGGCAGAAGGCGGGCGTGCCTTTTCCCGTGGTAGCGCGTATGTCTTTTGGTGTCTTTGGCGCGAACATTCCTGCGATTATTCGAGGCTTGATTGCCGTTGTCTGGTATGGCATTCAAACTTTCCTAGCCTCAAGCTCATTCATTATTTTGCTGCTTTATTTCTTTCCAGGTATGGCGTCTCTTGCAGATGAATCTTTTATTGGTCTTTCTTATCTTGGTTGGATTGGCTTTATTGCGATGTGGATAGTGCAGGGAATTGTCTTCATGTTTGGTATGGACATGATTCGTAAGGTAATCGATTGGTCTGGTCCTGCTATCTATATCGCGATGTTCGCATTATGTGTGTATATGGTGAATCGAGCCGGTTGGGAAAATATCAGCTTTAACCTGAGCTCACATAACCTGACAGGCATGGATGTGATTGTGCAGATGTTTATTGCCATTGCATTAGTCGCAGGTTATTTCGCGGGTCCAACATTGAACTTCAGTGACTTTTCACGTTATTGCGGCAGTTATAAAAAATTAAAACTGGGTAATTTATTGGGCTTGCCACTTAACTTTGTCTTGTTTTCGTTGTTTAGTGTGGTGATTGTATCGGCTTCTATTCCAGTATTTGGTTCGATGATTACCGACCCGGTAGAAACCGTGAAGCGTCTCGATTCTGGGTTCATTACGGTCCTTGGTGCGCTGACTTTTATTTTTGCTACCGTGGGGATTAATATCGTTGCGAACTTTGTGGCACCGGCGTTTGATTTTTCGAATGTGTCTCCACAGAAAATCAGCTTTAAAACGGGGGGATTTATCGCCGCCTTTGGCTCTGTATTGTTAACGCCTTGGAATTTGTTCAATAACCCAGAAGTGATTCATTACACGGTGGATGTTTTAGGTGCGATGATTGGGCCATTGTACGGCATTATTATTGTGGATTATTTCTTCATTAAAAAAGGTCATATTGATGTGGCTGCTTTGTACACCGAATCACCACAGGGCCGTTATTGGTATGAAAATGGTGTGAACAAGAAGAGTGTGTATGCCTTGCTGATTGCCGGTGCGGTGTCTATTCTGGCAACCTTCGTCTTCAGTGCCTTGGCAAATTATGCCATCTTCATTGGCGGGATTGTGGCCGCTTTCTCTTATCGCTTCATGATGGAGCCTGAGCGCCTTGCTATTCAAGAAATGGGGCTGGCTAAGTCCTAA
- a CDS encoding helix-turn-helix domain-containing protein has translation MGTSSNTKRKRTQRDYTMGFKLQIVMAVEKGDMTYKQAQKIYGIQGRSTVLTWLRKHGKMDWSTKVRLPMSKSPKAKETPAQTIKR, from the coding sequence ATGGGGACATCAAGTAATACCAAGCGCAAGCGTACTCAACGTGACTACACAATGGGCTTTAAATTACAGATAGTGATGGCCGTCGAAAAAGGCGACATGACTTATAAGCAAGCTCAAAAAATCTATGGAATCCAAGGGCGATCAACGGTGCTGACTTGGCTTCGAAAACACGGCAAAATGGATTGGTCTACCAAAGTGAGGCTACCCATGTCTAAATCCCCGAAAGCCAAAGAGACACCTGCTCAAACAATCAAAAGA
- a CDS encoding APC family permease, with the protein MKQTTLKKESLGLWSIVFFVIAAASPLTGAVGALPIAFMAGNGAGIPGIYVVAGILLTLFSFGFIAMSRHVINSGAFYSYISKGLGPSAGLAGFFIAILAYLSMVFAVSSLFGFFASIFLSSNFGLDVPWWVLAVGNQVIVVLLGVAKVEIGGRILGVLMLLEVAIILLVDIFIIQQPIEMEFSSFTPSVTFAGNAGVGLIFAICSFIGFEASAIYSEECKTPEKTIPRATLVAVAVITIFYAFTAWAIVQYLGGANVGAVTAQDPGMFIYNIADQLLGTWASQVMSILLITSLFAATQAFHNTLSRYLFSLSRDGLCWKKFSTLHTKYQTPYIASLVQGIAIIAGLLTLVAMGLDPMANIFAWSSALGAISILALQCTVSFAVIAFFMRNPSLEASLWSRLIAPSLASIGMVVSLYMVINNLDVLSGSDSPVVTALPYLVVAFAVLGFLIAKRLHMANPDRFANMAKVVETLK; encoded by the coding sequence ATGAAACAGACTACATTAAAAAAAGAGAGCTTAGGGCTATGGTCGATAGTGTTCTTCGTCATCGCCGCTGCTTCTCCACTAACAGGTGCAGTGGGCGCATTGCCTATTGCGTTTATGGCCGGAAATGGTGCAGGGATTCCTGGAATCTATGTAGTTGCGGGCATTCTGCTAACACTATTTAGCTTTGGCTTTATTGCCATGAGCCGCCATGTAATCAACTCTGGGGCATTTTACTCATACATCAGCAAAGGGCTTGGTCCTTCTGCCGGTTTAGCTGGTTTCTTTATTGCTATTCTAGCTTATCTGTCTATGGTTTTTGCTGTCAGCTCATTATTTGGCTTCTTTGCCAGCATTTTCTTATCAAGCAATTTCGGTCTAGATGTTCCTTGGTGGGTATTGGCGGTTGGTAATCAGGTTATTGTTGTTTTACTAGGTGTTGCCAAAGTAGAAATAGGTGGGCGCATACTTGGGGTTTTAATGTTACTCGAGGTAGCGATCATTCTGCTAGTTGACATTTTTATCATTCAACAGCCAATTGAAATGGAGTTCTCCTCTTTCACACCATCCGTTACCTTTGCTGGTAATGCTGGCGTCGGGCTCATATTTGCTATCTGTTCTTTCATCGGCTTTGAAGCCTCCGCCATCTACTCAGAAGAATGCAAAACGCCTGAAAAAACTATCCCTCGCGCAACACTTGTTGCTGTCGCAGTCATCACTATATTTTATGCTTTTACAGCATGGGCAATCGTTCAATACTTGGGTGGGGCTAATGTCGGAGCAGTGACGGCACAAGATCCAGGTATGTTCATCTACAACATTGCAGATCAGTTACTTGGCACTTGGGCTAGTCAAGTCATGTCTATCTTACTTATCACTAGTTTATTTGCGGCTACCCAAGCTTTCCACAATACTCTTTCACGCTACTTATTTTCTTTGAGTCGCGATGGCTTGTGCTGGAAAAAATTCTCGACTTTGCATACGAAATACCAAACACCCTATATTGCTAGCCTTGTTCAAGGTATCGCCATTATTGCAGGTCTACTCACCTTAGTAGCAATGGGACTTGATCCAATGGCAAATATTTTTGCGTGGTCATCTGCGCTTGGTGCCATTTCCATATTGGCATTACAGTGCACGGTTTCATTTGCCGTTATAGCATTTTTCATGAGAAACCCTTCTTTAGAAGCCTCTCTTTGGAGCCGATTGATTGCCCCTTCACTAGCATCCATTGGGATGGTCGTTTCTCTCTATATGGTAATTAACAATTTAGACGTACTGAGTGGCTCTGATTCACCCGTAGTAACTGCCTTACCATATTTAGTTGTCGCTTTTGCTGTATTAGGTTTTCTCATCGCAAAACGCTTGCATATGGCCAACCCAGACCGTTTTGCAAACATGGCTAAAGTCGTTGAAACTTTGAAATAA
- a CDS encoding integrase core domain-containing protein yields the protein YQKELQRNKIKPSMTDGYDCYQNALAERVNGILKQEFLIGRCRTFKELERHISESIDIYNRYRPHLSLNMKTPEEVHEKASMESILA from the coding sequence TTTATCAAAAAGAATTACAACGCAATAAAATAAAGCCGTCGATGACAGATGGCTATGACTGCTACCAAAATGCGTTAGCAGAAAGGGTGAATGGCATATTGAAGCAAGAATTTTTGATTGGAAGATGCAGAACTTTTAAAGAATTAGAAAGGCATATTAGTGAGTCTATTGATATCTATAATAGGTATCGACCTCACTTAAGTCTTAATATGAAAACACCAGAAGAAGTGCATGAAAAAGCCAGTATGGAATCCATACTGGCTTAA
- a CDS encoding helix-turn-helix domain-containing protein, with protein sequence MSILANQSSNFFRSSANIRNLSEHSSTLMDWTLNYEQLSQGQFEGGLIEIWVEGIQLFEESLSKSVLQHGEVRKDCLSFSVFNRLNGEARWFGKPIQENGISWCGFQEEIMIQTPEDCSLFVLSVPKELLVGLTEHPYSKVGTLIDSTLSRNFRNAFSSIVYSMSRYSLLLNQEAAIKQFKSDIREIMLLLFQAQDDTPERKGVSRQKAKEIVCQSKDIILGHPDVAITVDELCQITHTSRRALQNHFLKVTGQSPAIFLKNIRLNSVRRSMFECPESNICDLATQWGFWHLSQFTCDYKRLFGELPSQTINTLRAKARV encoded by the coding sequence ATGTCGATTTTGGCCAATCAATCCTCTAATTTTTTTCGTAGTTCAGCAAACATACGAAATCTATCTGAGCACAGCAGCACCCTAATGGATTGGACGTTGAATTATGAGCAACTCTCTCAAGGACAGTTTGAAGGCGGTTTAATAGAAATTTGGGTGGAAGGGATACAACTATTTGAAGAGAGTTTATCTAAGTCGGTGCTTCAGCATGGAGAGGTAAGAAAAGATTGTTTGTCTTTTTCTGTATTCAATAGGCTCAATGGTGAGGCTCGTTGGTTCGGAAAGCCTATACAAGAAAATGGTATATCTTGGTGTGGTTTTCAAGAAGAAATCATGATTCAAACACCTGAGGACTGCAGTCTTTTTGTTCTCAGTGTTCCCAAAGAGCTATTAGTTGGTCTTACAGAACATCCATACTCTAAAGTCGGAACGCTTATTGATTCGACCCTTTCGCGAAACTTTCGAAATGCATTTAGCTCAATTGTCTATAGTATGAGCCGATATTCATTGCTGCTTAACCAAGAGGCAGCGATAAAGCAATTTAAAAGTGATATCAGGGAAATAATGCTGTTACTCTTTCAAGCCCAAGATGACACTCCTGAGAGAAAGGGCGTCTCTCGACAAAAAGCAAAAGAAATCGTATGCCAATCAAAAGACATCATTTTAGGCCATCCCGATGTCGCAATAACCGTTGATGAACTGTGTCAGATTACGCATACCTCCCGGCGAGCACTTCAGAACCATTTTTTGAAAGTGACAGGGCAAAGTCCTGCAATTTTCTTAAAGAATATTCGATTGAATAGTGTTCGACGAAGTATGTTTGAATGTCCGGAAAGTAATATTTGTGATCTTGCGACTCAATGGGGGTTTTGGCATCTTTCGCAGTTTACATGTGATTATAAGCGTTTATTCGGTGAGCTCCCCTCGCAGACTATAAATACCCTTCGGGCCAAGGCAAGAGTTTGA
- a CDS encoding tripartite tricarboxylate transporter substrate binding protein: MKKITKLLTSGVLMGATLLSPLAMAEYPQRPVKFIVPWPPGDLEDVLTRIIAEEMTKETGKPATVVNKAGGSGVVGATEVSLAKPDGLTIGSFVNDLLTIKVLTKSVPWDFDTFEPVGIFLDYPFVLAAKSDAPYSTMAELATYSQSNNVSLGHFGYQAGPTAMTFQAADRLNINFSSNAPFDATNCSVLANGDADVINTTTQLILACLKSGDVKILTSFTSTRLNLSPDVPTLDEVAGIPLTTWNGLFVPKGTPENVKQRIAEIAKKALKSPQVKSIADETGAVVYWQDAEDAKKRIEEETFLSNQLVKYLQQ, from the coding sequence ATGAAAAAAATTACTAAATTGTTAACCAGTGGAGTATTGATGGGAGCGACATTGCTGTCGCCACTTGCTATGGCTGAATACCCTCAGCGCCCTGTTAAATTTATTGTGCCTTGGCCTCCTGGAGACCTTGAGGATGTATTGACGCGTATTATTGCTGAAGAAATGACCAAAGAAACTGGTAAACCTGCAACGGTTGTAAACAAAGCTGGTGGTAGTGGCGTGGTTGGGGCAACTGAAGTTTCTTTAGCAAAACCAGATGGTTTAACCATTGGTTCTTTCGTGAATGATTTGTTGACGATTAAGGTATTAACAAAAAGTGTCCCTTGGGATTTTGATACTTTTGAACCAGTGGGCATCTTTTTAGATTACCCATTTGTGTTGGCTGCAAAAAGTGATGCGCCATATAGCACAATGGCGGAGTTAGCGACTTATTCGCAATCTAATAACGTATCTCTGGGGCATTTTGGTTATCAAGCAGGTCCTACAGCTATGACGTTTCAAGCAGCGGATCGGTTGAATATTAATTTCTCGTCAAATGCTCCATTTGATGCAACAAATTGTTCAGTACTGGCGAATGGCGATGCAGATGTAATTAATACGACGACACAGTTAATTTTGGCTTGCTTGAAATCTGGGGACGTCAAAATCCTAACCAGTTTTACGTCTACTCGCCTTAATTTATCTCCAGATGTGCCCACCCTGGATGAAGTTGCAGGTATTCCGTTAACAACTTGGAATGGTCTGTTTGTACCAAAAGGTACTCCTGAAAATGTTAAGCAGCGTATTGCTGAAATTGCTAAGAAGGCGCTGAAGTCTCCGCAAGTGAAAAGTATCGCAGATGAAACTGGTGCTGTTGTTTATTGGCAAGATGCAGAAGACGCTAAAAAACGTATAGAGGAAGAAACCTTCCTTAGTAATCAACTGGTGAAATACCTTCAGCAATAA
- a CDS encoding GntR family transcriptional regulator — protein MPNDENIYRQMLKAIVEHQLPPGARLPEDRLSEAFGVSRTGIRKVLQRLALEHFVVIEKNKGAHVSRPSEAEASEVLDSRILIEPQLIPALLMNWNPTQSERFRAMTVEEKQAEEDNQLADAIQLTARFHYELATLSGNQVLASFVEQLCYRSSLILAAYGTRGSVGCECGDHSQLLDILDQGNEVEAQTWMQHHLQHIKSSLILESKPEENIDFNRLFGR, from the coding sequence ATGCCCAATGACGAAAACATTTATCGACAAATGCTAAAAGCCATTGTCGAACATCAACTGCCACCAGGCGCGCGTTTACCCGAAGACCGCCTATCAGAAGCCTTTGGCGTAAGCCGAACCGGCATTCGTAAAGTGCTACAACGACTTGCTTTAGAACACTTTGTGGTGATCGAAAAAAACAAAGGCGCCCATGTAAGTCGCCCAAGCGAAGCGGAAGCATCGGAAGTGCTCGACAGTCGAATTTTAATTGAGCCTCAGCTTATACCGGCGCTTTTAATGAACTGGAACCCAACGCAGTCTGAACGCTTTCGAGCGATGACGGTAGAAGAGAAACAGGCAGAAGAAGACAATCAACTAGCCGATGCCATTCAGTTAACGGCTCGTTTTCATTATGAGCTGGCAACGCTCTCTGGTAATCAGGTACTGGCCAGCTTTGTTGAACAACTCTGCTATCGATCTTCTTTAATCCTCGCCGCTTATGGCACGCGAGGAAGTGTTGGCTGTGAATGTGGTGACCACTCCCAGCTGCTAGATATTCTGGATCAAGGTAACGAGGTTGAAGCACAAACTTGGATGCAACATCACTTACAACACATCAAATCTTCACTAATTCTTGAAAGTAAGCCCGAAGAGAATATCGACTTTAATCGACTATTTGGCCGCTAG
- a CDS encoding cytochrome b encodes MKYSKSFRFMHWLSASVVVILLALGLYMTPWDETRPEFADNLYYWHKSFGVLFYILIMVRLFMRRKDKLQPLPEGISPIEKFVARLAHRMLYILMVALPLLGYVQSSSYEYSTGVHFFFVDLPELIPKNDRVFEISNALHKWASYLLMAVISLHILGALRHRFFDKKNDVLHRIL; translated from the coding sequence TTGAAATACTCTAAATCGTTCAGATTCATGCATTGGTTAAGCGCTTCCGTCGTTGTAATTTTACTTGCTTTAGGCCTTTATATGACACCTTGGGATGAAACTAGGCCTGAATTTGCAGATAACCTATATTATTGGCACAAATCATTTGGCGTACTCTTTTACATCCTAATTATGGTGCGTCTCTTCATGCGCAGAAAAGATAAATTGCAGCCACTCCCGGAGGGCATATCACCAATTGAAAAGTTTGTTGCGCGTCTTGCTCATAGAATGCTTTATATTTTAATGGTTGCCCTACCATTACTTGGCTATGTGCAATCTTCTTCTTACGAATACAGTACTGGTGTGCATTTCTTCTTTGTCGATTTACCTGAACTGATACCAAAAAATGATCGCGTATTTGAGATCTCAAATGCATTGCACAAATGGGCATCTTATTTATTAATGGCAGTTATCTCACTGCATATTTTAGGTGCATTAAGACATCGCTTTTTCGATAAGAAAAATGATGTTTTACATAGAATTTTATAA
- a CDS encoding FAD-binding oxidoreductase: MTKTLDAIHTQDELPESTTVVIIGGGIIGVTAALTLAERNIPVVLIEKGHIAGEQSSRNLGWIRKTSRHLHDVPLAQAADKLWKEMPERIGQSVGYKESGIMFLAKTEEQVAMHEAWLKSVESLSLDSKMLSLKEINQHVPGGQNEWQGGIYTPSDGRAEPSIATTAMARKAIEKGAIMVQNCAVRTLSTKGGRISGVMTEKGEIRCDQVLLASGAWSRRFLGNHGVSLSTLPLVCSVLRTKPMEGPTDISVGGPDFSFRKHKDGGFIITQRGALDAHITLDHLLIGWRYLSQIRTQGGVLRTSFGKEFLKDLKLARRWKANSRTPFEQIRTLDPSANPALNNEALTNLRKAWPIFEQAEIEESWAGVIDITPDSNPIIDRISAIPGLTIATGFSGHGFGTGPAAGQLAADIVTNADPLIDPSPYKFERL, encoded by the coding sequence ATGACTAAGACACTTGATGCTATTCATACACAGGATGAACTACCTGAATCAACTACGGTGGTGATTATCGGCGGTGGCATTATTGGCGTGACAGCGGCCTTAACGCTAGCAGAACGAAACATCCCTGTTGTATTAATTGAAAAGGGTCATATCGCTGGAGAGCAATCTTCTCGGAACCTAGGCTGGATACGTAAAACTAGCCGACACCTTCACGATGTACCTCTCGCTCAGGCCGCAGATAAACTCTGGAAAGAAATGCCTGAGCGCATCGGTCAATCCGTTGGCTATAAAGAGTCTGGCATTATGTTCCTCGCCAAAACCGAAGAACAAGTTGCTATGCATGAAGCATGGTTAAAGTCTGTTGAATCTCTTTCATTAGATTCAAAAATGCTCAGTTTAAAAGAAATTAATCAGCATGTTCCTGGCGGACAAAACGAATGGCAAGGTGGAATTTATACCCCTTCCGATGGACGCGCAGAACCTTCGATAGCCACAACTGCCATGGCCAGAAAAGCCATCGAAAAAGGGGCTATTATGGTGCAAAACTGTGCGGTTCGAACACTCTCAACTAAGGGAGGAAGAATTAGCGGTGTCATGACTGAAAAGGGTGAAATTCGCTGTGATCAAGTATTACTAGCCAGTGGAGCATGGTCTCGACGCTTCTTAGGTAACCACGGAGTGTCCTTATCTACTCTACCATTGGTTTGTTCAGTATTAAGAACCAAACCAATGGAAGGACCAACAGACATCTCCGTCGGTGGCCCTGATTTTTCATTTAGGAAGCACAAAGATGGCGGCTTCATTATCACCCAGCGTGGAGCATTGGATGCTCATATTACTTTAGATCATTTGCTGATTGGATGGCGATATCTTAGCCAGATTCGTACACAAGGCGGAGTGTTACGCACGTCATTTGGTAAAGAGTTCTTAAAAGACCTGAAACTCGCCCGACGCTGGAAAGCCAATAGCCGTACACCATTTGAACAAATTAGAACATTAGATCCCAGTGCTAACCCTGCACTCAACAATGAAGCCTTAACCAATTTAAGAAAAGCCTGGCCTATTTTTGAGCAAGCAGAAATCGAAGAATCTTGGGCAGGAGTAATTGATATCACACCGGATTCAAACCCAATTATTGATAGAATAAGTGCGATTCCAGGTTTAACCATAGCGACAGGTTTTTCTGGACATGGCTTTGGAACAGGGCCAGCAGCAGGGCAATTGGCAGCAGACATTGTCACTAATGCAGACCCTCTTATTGATCCTAGCCCTTACAAGTTCGAGCGTCTTTAA
- a CDS encoding tyramine oxidase subunit B, producing MPENSKIDFIYLSEPDMIKAGVTDMPRCVDTMEEMFALLYKGDYRMAGSNSDSHGALITFPEESPFPTMPKPTADRRLMAMPAYLGGDFQTSGVKWYGSNIANRDKGLPRSILTLILNDIDTGAPLAFMSANLLSAYRTGAIPGVGARHLARKDSKVIGLLGPGVMGKTTVSAFMSACPELDTIKIKGRGQKSLDDFIGWLKETFPQISNIHIVDSIEDVVRGSDLVTYCNSGETGDPSTYPIVKREWVKPGAFLAMPASCSLDEGMEGPGVRKVLDNTRLYEAWFEELPKPAHNCVPLVGVRFMDLIAEGKLDKAELEDIGKIIANEAPGRQTDEEIIIMSVGGMPVEDIAWATVVYRNAIEKGIGVKLNLWDIPALR from the coding sequence ATGCCAGAGAACTCTAAGATCGATTTTATTTACCTTTCAGAACCAGACATGATTAAAGCTGGCGTTACGGATATGCCTCGCTGCGTAGATACAATGGAAGAGATGTTTGCTCTTTTATACAAAGGCGATTATCGGATGGCGGGGTCTAATAGTGATTCACATGGAGCACTAATTACATTTCCTGAAGAATCTCCTTTTCCAACCATGCCAAAACCCACTGCAGACCGTCGTTTAATGGCGATGCCTGCCTACCTTGGCGGTGATTTTCAGACTTCTGGAGTTAAATGGTATGGCTCCAATATTGCCAACCGAGACAAAGGTTTACCTCGCTCTATCCTCACCTTGATTCTTAATGATATTGATACAGGCGCGCCTCTTGCCTTTATGTCTGCAAATCTTTTATCCGCCTATCGTACAGGAGCAATTCCGGGCGTTGGTGCTCGCCACCTTGCTAGAAAGGATTCTAAAGTGATTGGTTTACTTGGCCCTGGCGTAATGGGCAAAACTACTGTCTCCGCCTTTATGTCTGCCTGTCCTGAACTAGATACCATCAAGATAAAGGGCCGTGGTCAAAAGAGTCTCGATGACTTCATCGGATGGCTAAAAGAAACCTTCCCACAAATCAGCAATATTCATATCGTCGATAGCATTGAAGATGTCGTTCGAGGCTCAGACCTTGTCACTTACTGTAATTCTGGTGAAACAGGGGACCCATCCACCTATCCAATTGTTAAACGCGAATGGGTAAAACCCGGTGCCTTTTTGGCAATGCCTGCCAGCTGTTCTTTAGATGAAGGAATGGAAGGACCAGGAGTTCGTAAGGTATTGGATAATACGCGCCTATACGAAGCATGGTTTGAAGAGTTACCAAAACCAGCCCATAACTGTGTTCCTTTAGTTGGGGTTCGTTTTATGGATCTAATTGCCGAGGGTAAGCTTGATAAAGCCGAGTTGGAAGACATTGGCAAAATTATAGCGAACGAGGCACCAGGTCGTCAGACCGACGAAGAGATCATCATTATGTCTGTGGGTGGAATGCCTGTAGAAGATATTGCTTGGGCAACGGTGGTTTATCGCAATGCAATCGAAAAGGGTATTGGTGTGAAACTGAACCTGTGGGATATACCCGCGTTGCGATAA
- a CDS encoding RidA family protein → MTKITKLKTGSKLEELSSYSRLVCVDNWIFVSNTAGRNPDTKEIPDDVLEQTHQVFSNVEAALKNVGASLADVVMSRVFIQNPEDTPAVMTLIGEKFRGVDPATTVTCPPLGSSIYKMELEVTAYRGAAKADIETITVAQ, encoded by the coding sequence ATGACCAAGATTACCAAACTAAAAACTGGTTCAAAACTGGAAGAATTAAGTAGCTATTCTCGCCTAGTGTGTGTAGACAACTGGATATTTGTTTCCAATACAGCTGGACGCAACCCAGACACAAAAGAAATTCCAGACGACGTACTTGAACAAACCCATCAAGTTTTCAGTAATGTGGAAGCCGCACTAAAAAACGTTGGCGCCTCTCTTGCTGATGTAGTGATGTCACGTGTCTTCATTCAGAACCCTGAAGACACTCCTGCCGTAATGACACTTATCGGTGAGAAGTTTCGTGGAGTCGACCCTGCCACAACGGTTACTTGCCCACCATTAGGTTCATCCATTTATAAGATGGAATTGGAAGTTACCGCATATCGTGGCGCTGCAAAAGCTGACATTGAAACTATTACTGTTGCTCAATAG